In Verrucomicrobiia bacterium, the following are encoded in one genomic region:
- the rsmH gene encoding 16S rRNA (cytosine(1402)-N(4))-methyltransferase RsmH — translation MSEFVHQPVMVEEVLAWLQPRAGGRYVDGTVGGGGHAARILAASAPDGWLCGCDRDAQALAAAAERLAAYAGRFELRQGNYAELDAWVPAGSCDGVLLDLGVSSPQLDQPERGFSFAQDGPLDMRMDARQSLTAATLINEAPVEYLARIFQEYADQPGAWGLARAIERERQRRRFESTRQLADFIAARQPQAGRRTHPATQVFLALRIAVNDELGGLQRGLAAAERVLKPGGRLCVITFHSAEDRLVKAFGREAARDYECPGGVDVPELRRPRPPRMRWLTRKAVRAAAAECAANPRSRSAQLRVLEKC, via the coding sequence ATGTCTGAATTTGTCCACCAGCCGGTGATGGTGGAAGAAGTGCTGGCCTGGCTGCAGCCGCGGGCGGGCGGACGTTATGTGGACGGCACGGTGGGCGGCGGGGGGCATGCGGCGCGGATTCTGGCGGCCAGCGCTCCGGATGGCTGGTTGTGCGGGTGCGATCGGGATGCGCAGGCGCTGGCGGCCGCGGCGGAGCGGCTGGCGGCCTATGCGGGGCGGTTCGAGCTGCGGCAGGGGAATTATGCAGAGCTGGATGCCTGGGTGCCCGCCGGCAGTTGCGATGGAGTGCTGCTGGATTTGGGCGTCAGTTCGCCGCAGCTCGACCAGCCGGAGCGGGGATTCAGTTTTGCCCAGGATGGTCCTTTGGATATGCGGATGGATGCGCGGCAAAGCCTGACGGCGGCGACCTTGATCAATGAGGCCCCGGTGGAGTATCTGGCCCGCATTTTTCAGGAGTACGCGGATCAACCGGGGGCGTGGGGGCTGGCGCGGGCCATCGAGCGCGAGCGGCAGCGGCGGCGGTTTGAGAGCACGCGGCAACTGGCGGATTTCATTGCCGCGCGCCAGCCGCAGGCGGGACGGCGGACGCATCCGGCCACGCAGGTGTTTCTGGCGTTGCGCATCGCCGTGAACGACGAGCTGGGCGGCCTGCAGCGGGGGCTGGCGGCTGCGGAACGGGTGTTGAAGCCGGGTGGGCGGTTGTGCGTCATCACCTTTCACTCGGCGGAGGATCGGTTGGTCAAGGCTTTCGGACGCGAGGCGGCCCGGGACTATGAGTGTCCCGGCGGGGTGGATGTGCCGGAGCTGCGGCGGCCGCGCCCGCCGCGGATGCGGTGGTTGACGCGCAAGGCGGTGCGGGCGGCGGCGGCCGAGTGTGCGGCCAACCCCCGCAGCCGCAGCGCGCAGCTCCGGGTGCTGGAAAAATGTTAA
- the ftsW gene encoding putative lipid II flippase FtsW, protein MRRERNTLPLVAHLLIGCVGVLLALGMVSLYSASMTARGAQLVQQQVMWCALGLMAAAVCAAMDYRRWQRWAVPLAVLASLALLLVFVPGLGKTIKGARRWIQLGPVNFQPSELAKLAAIIALAAYAAHRQRRMSRFKEGLLIPGAFLGAMGALILAGRDYGTTLLFLSVGGLILLVAGVRWRHVLPLALLVIAGFAAAIWNNDVRRTRVLSFLYPEKYAETTGYQAYQAILAFGSGGVDGRGLGDGRQKTFVPEVHTDFVLTTVGEELGLKGSLAVVVAFMVLLICGIAIAERAADSFGMYLAFGITALIGLQAFVNIAVVTSLLPNKGLPLPFMSYGGSNLLMMMAAVGILLSVARRGVELEPAPANPFEGEAPSLREEEA, encoded by the coding sequence ATGCGCCGCGAGAGAAATACCCTGCCGCTGGTGGCCCATCTGCTGATTGGCTGCGTGGGGGTGTTGCTGGCGTTGGGCATGGTCAGTCTCTACAGCGCCAGCATGACGGCCCGGGGGGCGCAACTGGTGCAGCAGCAGGTGATGTGGTGCGCGCTGGGCCTGATGGCGGCGGCGGTGTGCGCCGCCATGGACTACCGGCGCTGGCAGCGCTGGGCGGTGCCGCTGGCGGTGCTGGCGAGCTTGGCCCTGCTCCTGGTGTTTGTGCCGGGCCTGGGCAAAACGATCAAGGGCGCCCGCCGCTGGATTCAGTTGGGGCCGGTCAATTTTCAACCCAGCGAGCTGGCAAAACTGGCCGCCATTATCGCGCTGGCCGCTTACGCCGCCCATCGGCAGCGGCGCATGTCGCGCTTCAAGGAGGGGTTGCTGATTCCGGGCGCCTTTCTCGGGGCCATGGGGGCATTGATTTTGGCAGGGCGCGATTACGGCACCACGTTGCTTTTTTTGAGCGTGGGGGGATTGATTTTGTTGGTGGCGGGGGTGCGCTGGCGCCATGTCCTGCCGCTGGCCCTGCTGGTGATTGCAGGGTTTGCAGCGGCCATCTGGAACAACGATGTCCGGCGCACGCGCGTGCTGTCCTTTTTGTATCCGGAAAAATACGCCGAGACCACCGGTTACCAGGCTTACCAGGCCATCCTGGCCTTTGGCTCCGGCGGGGTGGACGGGCGCGGACTGGGCGACGGACGGCAAAAAACATTTGTGCCGGAAGTGCACACGGATTTTGTGTTGACGACGGTGGGCGAGGAGCTGGGCCTCAAAGGCAGCCTGGCGGTGGTGGTGGCGTTCATGGTGTTGTTGATCTGCGGGATTGCCATTGCGGAGCGGGCCGCCGATTCCTTCGGCATGTATCTGGCTTTTGGCATCACCGCCCTGATCGGTTTGCAGGCCTTTGTCAATATCGCGGTGGTCACCAGTTTGTTGCCCAATAAAGGATTGCCGCTGCCCTTCATGAGCTATGGCGGCTCGAATTTGTTGATGATGATGGCGGCGGTGGGCATTTTGTTGAGTGTCGCCCGCCGCGGCGTGGAGCTTGAGCCGGCGCCGGCCAACCCCTTTGAAGGCGAGGCCCCATCCCTGCGGGAGGAGGAGGCATGA
- a CDS encoding LysM peptidoglycan-binding domain-containing protein → MSSQNPLMPQGALDEQRPRSKSNVYIAVFAILAFHVVLLGALLLQGCKDNRGGASVANNNEAGLVLPSNPPPADLGMANPFAPPPDVASNPVGTTAPPAPVNTLAGGGATLPPTPGPAVVTPPTATPAPAATAAGVREHEVQAGENFTTIGKKYNVSPTAIAKANPGVDSRRLRVGQKLKIPEAAATVAAAPETRAPAATPAAAPVPAGAVTYEVKPGDTLTKIARSQGTSVEKIKSANNLKTTMIRAGQKLVIPPRQEAAPAAPAVPPTSTGYVTPLPGRTTASL, encoded by the coding sequence ATGAGCAGTCAAAACCCGCTAATGCCGCAAGGCGCTCTGGATGAGCAGAGGCCGCGCAGCAAATCGAATGTCTATATCGCCGTGTTTGCCATCCTGGCATTTCACGTGGTCTTGTTGGGGGCTTTGTTGTTGCAGGGGTGCAAGGACAACCGGGGCGGTGCCTCCGTGGCCAACAACAACGAGGCCGGTCTGGTATTGCCGAGCAACCCGCCACCGGCCGATTTGGGCATGGCCAATCCCTTTGCCCCTCCGCCGGATGTGGCGTCGAATCCCGTGGGGACGACCGCGCCGCCTGCCCCGGTGAACACCCTGGCCGGAGGCGGGGCCACGTTGCCGCCCACTCCCGGACCCGCGGTGGTGACTCCGCCGACGGCCACTCCGGCTCCGGCGGCGACGGCCGCCGGCGTGCGCGAGCATGAAGTGCAGGCCGGTGAGAATTTCACCACGATTGGCAAGAAATACAACGTCAGTCCTACAGCCATCGCCAAGGCCAATCCCGGCGTGGACTCGCGCCGCCTGCGCGTGGGTCAAAAACTTAAAATCCCCGAGGCGGCGGCCACCGTGGCGGCGGCGCCGGAAACGCGCGCTCCGGCTGCGACGCCGGCGGCGGCGCCCGTGCCGGCGGGGGCGGTGACCTATGAGGTGAAACCGGGTGACACGCTGACCAAGATTGCCCGGAGCCAGGGGACTTCGGTGGAGAAAATCAAATCTGCCAACAACCTGAAGACCACCATGATTCGCGCGGGGCAGAAACTGGTGATTCCGCCGCGTCAGGAGGCCGCCCCGGCGGCGCCGGCGGTGCCGCCGACCAGCACGGGTTATGTGACACCCTTGCCGGGCCGGACGACCGCTTCTCTGTAA
- the murD gene encoding UDP-N-acetylmuramoyl-L-alanine--D-glutamate ligase — MNWPPHKVIVIGLGRSGRAAAAWLARQGAHVLAVDAADSPDLRRAAETLRTAGVEVQLAVKEPVAGPFDLAVLSPGVPLEQPLVQRLQQAGTPLWGELELGCRFLRCPYVGITGTNGKTTTTELVERLLNHCGRRTVAAGNIGLPVCAVLEQSADYEILTLEVSSFQLETIQTFRPQVAVLMNVTPDHLDRYPGMEDYLRAKARIFINQQPEDWAVVQCDAWEQMRAQGLGVNARRILFSATQPGGDLWLERGIICSRLPGWEGPLLDMRQCRLRGVHNAENLMATLGVAYALSLPKTPALNALKTYAPAPHRCEWVAEIKGVQYINDSKATNVDAVRKAILSMPQAETSGPNIWLIAGGKDKGLDFHELGPLLAQRVKGAFLIGEMRHKMRAAWHLYVPCELVEDLPTAVKLAAGKAVAGDVVLLSPACSSFDQFRDYQHRGDVFRSVVLSLKNTIDCGCISLTAQHNGDAVNKTKNGGPEKAQDLTKQ; from the coding sequence ATGAACTGGCCTCCGCATAAAGTGATCGTGATTGGCCTGGGCCGCAGCGGCCGGGCGGCCGCCGCCTGGCTGGCCCGCCAGGGCGCCCACGTTCTGGCCGTGGACGCGGCGGATTCCCCCGATTTGCGCCGCGCCGCCGAGACCCTGCGGACGGCGGGCGTGGAAGTGCAACTGGCGGTGAAGGAGCCGGTGGCCGGGCCGTTTGATCTGGCGGTGCTGAGTCCCGGCGTGCCGCTCGAGCAGCCGCTGGTGCAGCGTTTGCAGCAGGCGGGCACGCCCCTCTGGGGGGAGCTGGAGCTGGGTTGCCGTTTCCTCCGCTGCCCCTATGTGGGCATCACGGGCACCAACGGCAAAACCACCACCACCGAGCTGGTCGAGCGCCTGCTCAATCACTGCGGCCGCCGCACCGTGGCGGCGGGCAATATCGGCCTGCCGGTTTGCGCTGTCCTGGAGCAAAGTGCGGACTACGAGATATTGACCCTCGAGGTCAGCTCCTTCCAATTGGAGACCATCCAGACCTTTCGTCCGCAGGTGGCGGTATTGATGAATGTGACGCCGGATCACTTGGACCGCTACCCCGGCATGGAAGATTACCTGCGTGCCAAGGCGCGGATTTTCATCAATCAACAGCCCGAGGATTGGGCGGTGGTGCAATGCGATGCTTGGGAGCAAATGCGCGCCCAGGGATTGGGCGTCAACGCCCGGCGCATCCTCTTTAGTGCCACCCAGCCCGGCGGGGACTTGTGGTTGGAGCGCGGCATCATCTGCTCGCGCCTGCCCGGTTGGGAAGGGCCGCTGCTGGATATGCGCCAGTGCCGCCTGCGGGGAGTCCACAATGCGGAAAACCTCATGGCCACCCTGGGCGTGGCTTACGCGTTGAGCCTGCCCAAAACACCCGCCCTGAATGCCCTGAAAACCTATGCGCCCGCCCCGCATCGTTGCGAATGGGTGGCCGAAATCAAGGGCGTCCAGTACATCAACGATTCCAAAGCCACCAATGTGGATGCCGTCCGCAAGGCCATCCTGTCCATGCCCCAGGCCGAAACCTCCGGCCCCAACATCTGGCTCATTGCGGGCGGTAAGGACAAAGGCCTTGATTTCCATGAGCTGGGACCGCTGCTGGCCCAGCGGGTCAAAGGCGCCTTTCTCATCGGTGAGATGCGGCATAAGATGCGGGCCGCGTGGCACTTATACGTCCCCTGCGAGCTGGTGGAGGATTTGCCCACGGCAGTCAAACTGGCCGCGGGGAAGGCGGTGGCCGGCGATGTGGTGCTGCTCTCGCCCGCCTGCTCCAGTTTCGACCAATTTCGAGATTACCAGCATCGGGGGGACGTTTTCCGGTCGGTGGTATTGTCTCTAAAAAACACAATAGATTGTGGTTGCATATCCTTGACGGCACAACATAATGGAGATGCCGTCAATAAAACCAAAAATGGCGGCCCTGAGAAGGCACAGGATTTGACAAAGCAGTGA
- a CDS encoding penicillin-binding protein 2 — protein MITAQQLRRMGFLAGLLLLGFAGLGYRLVELHVVRHEVLLPQSEANTRREFLFTPRRGEIRDIRGNPLAVSLPAKTVCADPSLIGPHAADITRALAPVLALPEARLYELLSRRWRTNAQGQWMTNRFVILKRKVPLETWEQVRRVMTNMTFGLEGKTLSRTQAQFYHNLRHKAIFPYPVDDQLRVYPNQRLASHVLGYVGLHEVEVNGQPVFDTVGMDGIERLFDRHLAGVRGWRVTEKDGKNRELVFLRQQDVEPADGLNVVLTLDAQVQYIVETEIAAAARQHQPDSITCLVVRPRTGEILAMATLPDFDPNAPGDYPPEARRNRMVTDMNEPGSTFKVVVVAGALNEGLVRLEDVIFCENGAFAFGGRVLHDHHRYGNLTVEGIITKSSNIGAAKIGLLLGEQRLYEYIRAFGFGERTGVSLPGEIPGLVYPPKHWEKVKIAQIPMGHGLAVTRMQMAYAMCAIANHGLLMRPLLVDRLEDNEGKVVAKYSPQPVRQVIKPEAAAQMVRALKTVVTREGTAYKARLEHYTCAGKTGTAQKPENGTYSHDKYYSSFIGFFPADQPEVCVSVVMDYPKHGYYGGEVCGPVFQRIAERIGNYLNLRPDIESPPATGGRLAARPEGRSLSGMARD, from the coding sequence ATGATCACCGCCCAACAACTGCGGCGCATGGGCTTTCTGGCCGGGCTGCTGCTGCTCGGCTTTGCCGGCCTGGGCTACCGCCTGGTGGAGCTGCACGTCGTCAGGCACGAGGTGCTCCTGCCGCAGTCGGAAGCCAACACGCGCCGGGAGTTTTTGTTCACCCCCCGCCGGGGGGAGATTCGCGACATCCGCGGCAACCCCCTGGCGGTGAGTTTGCCCGCCAAAACCGTCTGCGCGGACCCCAGTTTGATCGGGCCGCATGCGGCGGACATCACGCGGGCGCTGGCGCCGGTGCTGGCCCTCCCGGAGGCACGGCTCTACGAGCTGCTGAGCCGCCGCTGGCGCACCAATGCGCAGGGGCAGTGGATGACCAACCGGTTTGTCATTTTGAAACGTAAAGTGCCGCTCGAAACCTGGGAGCAGGTGCGGCGCGTGATGACCAACATGACCTTTGGCCTTGAAGGCAAAACCTTGAGCCGCACGCAGGCGCAGTTCTACCACAACCTGCGGCATAAGGCCATTTTCCCCTATCCGGTGGACGATCAACTCCGCGTGTATCCCAATCAGCGCCTGGCGTCCCATGTCCTGGGTTACGTGGGCTTGCACGAGGTGGAGGTCAACGGCCAGCCGGTGTTTGATACGGTGGGCATGGACGGCATTGAGCGCCTCTTTGATCGTCATCTGGCCGGCGTGCGCGGCTGGCGTGTCACCGAGAAGGATGGGAAGAATCGCGAGCTGGTGTTTTTGCGGCAGCAGGATGTGGAGCCGGCCGACGGCTTGAATGTGGTCCTGACCCTCGATGCCCAGGTGCAATACATTGTGGAAACGGAGATCGCTGCCGCCGCCCGGCAACACCAGCCCGACAGCATCACCTGTCTGGTGGTGCGCCCGCGCACGGGCGAAATCCTGGCCATGGCCACCCTGCCGGATTTTGATCCCAATGCCCCCGGCGATTATCCGCCGGAGGCGCGGCGCAACCGCATGGTCACCGACATGAACGAGCCGGGCAGCACCTTCAAGGTCGTGGTGGTGGCCGGGGCGCTCAATGAGGGGCTGGTCCGGTTGGAGGATGTCATTTTCTGTGAGAACGGCGCCTTTGCCTTTGGCGGGCGGGTGCTGCATGACCACCACCGCTATGGCAATTTGACGGTGGAAGGCATCATCACCAAATCCTCCAACATTGGCGCGGCCAAGATCGGCCTGCTGCTGGGCGAGCAGCGGCTGTACGAATACATTCGCGCCTTCGGCTTCGGCGAGCGCACAGGTGTGAGCCTGCCGGGGGAAATCCCCGGGCTGGTGTATCCTCCCAAGCATTGGGAAAAGGTGAAAATCGCCCAGATTCCGATGGGCCACGGCCTGGCGGTGACGCGAATGCAGATGGCTTATGCAATGTGCGCCATCGCCAACCACGGCCTGCTCATGCGCCCGCTGCTGGTGGACCGGCTGGAGGACAACGAGGGCAAGGTGGTGGCCAAATACAGTCCCCAGCCCGTCCGGCAGGTGATTAAACCGGAGGCGGCGGCCCAGATGGTGCGCGCCTTGAAGACGGTGGTCACCCGCGAAGGCACGGCCTACAAGGCCCGCCTCGAGCATTACACCTGCGCCGGCAAAACCGGCACGGCCCAAAAGCCCGAAAACGGCACCTATTCGCATGACAAGTATTATTCCTCCTTCATCGGCTTCTTCCCCGCCGATCAGCCGGAAGTCTGCGTGTCGGTGGTGATGGACTACCCCAAACACGGCTACTACGGCGGCGAAGTGTGCGGGCCGGTGTTTCAGCGGATTGCTGAGCGCATCGGCAACTACTTGAATTTGCGTCCCGATATCGAATCCCCCCCGGCCACCGGCGGGCGGCTGGCGGCCCGGCCGGAGGGACGGTCGCTGTCGGGCATGGCGCGTGACTGA
- a CDS encoding UDP-N-acetylmuramoyl-tripeptide--D-alanyl-D-alanine ligase: MQPATLHELAQACRGECRGPAQVVIERVCTDSRQVRPGDLFVALEGPRFDGHAFLTAALEGGARAVLAARRRLSGLPPAAPAILVDDTRAALAELARRERQLFGGVVVGVAGSHGKTTTKELAAAVLGPTRRVLKSAASFNNDIGVPLTLLGLEPAHEVAVVELGTNHPGELAPLVRLAAPRYGLLTALGREHLEFFGSVDGVVEEEGWLAELLPAEGRLFVLGDDPLATRVCRRGPAPVTRVGFGPHNDWRAQLLGMDERGATFQVSAPRPDYQREFTLPLLGKHQVLNALLALALAAELGVAAADAARGLAACRPARMRLELQEFEGIRVLNDAYNANADSTRAALDTLAALPCAGRRWAVLGDMAELGPHAEAAHREAGQLAGELRFDVLVAVGEKAEPTAEAARQAGLERTHAFSTLEAAAEYLSHELRAGDLVLLKASRAARLERLIERLWPPAGVGGQVAL; the protein is encoded by the coding sequence ATGCAACCCGCCACCCTGCATGAACTGGCCCAGGCCTGCCGCGGTGAATGCCGCGGGCCGGCGCAGGTGGTCATTGAGCGGGTGTGCACCGATTCCCGCCAGGTGCGGCCGGGGGATTTGTTTGTGGCCTTGGAGGGACCGAGATTCGACGGCCACGCTTTTCTCACGGCCGCCCTGGAGGGCGGGGCGCGGGCGGTGCTCGCAGCGCGCCGCCGGTTGTCCGGCCTGCCACCTGCGGCCCCCGCCATCCTGGTGGACGACACCCGGGCCGCGCTGGCGGAGCTGGCCCGGCGCGAGCGGCAGTTGTTTGGCGGCGTGGTGGTGGGCGTGGCCGGCTCCCACGGCAAGACCACCACCAAGGAGCTGGCGGCGGCGGTGTTAGGCCCGACGCGGCGGGTGCTGAAAAGCGCGGCCAGCTTCAACAATGATATTGGTGTCCCCTTGACACTTTTAGGCCTGGAGCCGGCCCACGAAGTGGCCGTCGTGGAGCTGGGCACCAATCATCCCGGCGAGCTGGCTCCCCTGGTGCGGCTGGCCGCCCCCCGCTACGGCCTGCTCACCGCGCTGGGCCGCGAGCACCTGGAGTTTTTCGGCTCGGTGGACGGCGTGGTGGAGGAGGAGGGCTGGCTGGCCGAACTCCTGCCGGCCGAAGGCCGTTTGTTTGTGTTGGGGGATGACCCGTTGGCAACGCGCGTCTGCCGCCGCGGCCCGGCCCCGGTGACGCGCGTGGGCTTCGGCCCGCACAACGACTGGCGCGCGCAGCTCCTGGGCATGGATGAACGAGGCGCCACCTTCCAGGTCTCCGCGCCTCGCCCGGATTATCAGCGCGAATTTACGCTGCCCTTGCTGGGCAAGCATCAAGTGCTCAATGCCCTGCTGGCCCTGGCCCTGGCGGCCGAATTGGGCGTGGCGGCCGCGGACGCGGCGCGCGGACTGGCCGCCTGCCGCCCGGCCCGGATGCGGCTCGAGTTGCAGGAATTTGAAGGCATTCGTGTGTTGAATGACGCTTACAACGCCAATGCCGATTCCACCCGCGCCGCCCTGGACACACTGGCCGCCCTGCCTTGCGCCGGCCGCCGGTGGGCCGTGCTGGGCGACATGGCCGAGCTGGGGCCGCATGCCGAAGCCGCCCATCGTGAGGCCGGGCAACTCGCCGGGGAGCTCCGGTTCGATGTGCTGGTGGCAGTGGGGGAAAAAGCTGAACCCACCGCCGAGGCCGCCCGCCAGGCGGGTCTGGAGCGGACGCACGCGTTTAGCACACTGGAGGCGGCCGCGGAATATCTGTCGCACGAGTTGCGGGCGGGGGATCTGGTGCTATTGAAAGCCTCGCGCGCTGCCCGGCTGGAGCGGTTGATCGAGCGGTTATGGCCTCCCGCCGGTGTGGGCGGCCAGGTCGCGCTTTGA
- a CDS encoding UDP-N-acetylmuramoyl-L-alanyl-D-glutamate--2,6-diaminopimelate ligase: protein MQTTMTLRELVKALQPTRVDGSLDRQVSGIVYDSRRVTPGMLFVAVPGQNTDGHQYIPEAISRGAVAVVSERNGYPTTRVTRILVPDAREALARLAAAFYGHPSARLQMIGVTGTNGKTTVAFMVKAILEAAGCPSGLMGTVRYEIGERVIPASRTTPESVEIQAMLAQMLRSGCRACVMEVSSHALDQKRVLGVEFDAAVFTNLTQDHLDWHGTMENYYAAKEKLFRSSGGSKKQAAVINIDDAYGERLLRASDCAVKLTYGLSEAAQLRAVDVELGAHGCRFRVEGGPEVFPLQLPLIGRHNVYNALAAAGAALALKLPVTAIRQALEHLPPVPGRLERVDAGQPFTVLVDYAHTDDALRNVLRTLKEITPGRLLVAFGCGGSRDKGKRPKMGRVAAELADLTFVTSDNPRKESPEEIAAAIVAGYHELRREGCIVELDRRRAIEEILRQARPGDTVLLAGKGHETYQEFRDTVVPFDDRVHAREVLEVLGYRPGKGKTTAKPS, encoded by the coding sequence ATGCAAACCACCATGACCTTGCGCGAACTGGTGAAGGCCTTGCAGCCCACCCGTGTGGACGGCTCGCTCGACCGGCAGGTCAGCGGCATCGTCTATGATTCGCGCCGCGTCACCCCGGGCATGTTGTTTGTGGCGGTCCCGGGCCAGAACACCGACGGCCATCAGTACATTCCGGAAGCAATCAGCCGCGGCGCCGTGGCGGTGGTGAGCGAGCGCAACGGCTATCCCACCACCCGCGTCACGCGCATTTTGGTGCCGGATGCGCGCGAGGCCCTGGCGCGGCTGGCGGCCGCCTTCTACGGCCATCCCTCGGCGCGGCTCCAGATGATTGGCGTGACCGGCACCAACGGCAAAACCACCGTGGCCTTCATGGTGAAAGCCATTCTGGAGGCGGCCGGCTGCCCCAGCGGCTTGATGGGCACCGTCCGCTATGAAATCGGCGAGCGCGTCATCCCGGCCTCGCGCACCACGCCGGAATCGGTGGAAATTCAGGCCATGCTGGCCCAGATGCTGCGCAGCGGCTGCCGGGCCTGCGTGATGGAGGTCAGCTCCCACGCCTTGGATCAAAAGCGCGTCCTGGGGGTGGAATTTGATGCCGCGGTGTTCACCAACCTGACCCAGGACCACCTCGACTGGCACGGGACCATGGAAAATTACTACGCCGCCAAGGAAAAGTTGTTCCGCTCCAGTGGCGGCAGCAAAAAACAGGCCGCGGTCATCAATATTGACGATGCGTACGGCGAGCGTCTGCTGCGCGCCAGCGATTGCGCCGTGAAGCTGACCTATGGTTTGTCCGAGGCGGCCCAACTGCGGGCCGTGGACGTGGAACTGGGGGCCCATGGCTGCCGCTTTCGTGTCGAGGGCGGCCCCGAGGTGTTTCCTTTGCAGTTGCCCCTGATCGGGCGGCACAATGTCTATAACGCGCTGGCCGCGGCGGGGGCCGCGCTGGCGTTGAAACTGCCGGTGACGGCCATTCGTCAGGCGCTCGAGCATCTGCCCCCGGTCCCGGGCCGGCTGGAGCGGGTGGACGCGGGGCAGCCGTTCACGGTCCTGGTGGATTACGCCCATACCGATGACGCCCTGCGCAATGTGCTCCGCACGCTCAAAGAGATCACCCCCGGCCGCCTCCTGGTGGCCTTTGGCTGCGGCGGCAGCCGCGACAAGGGCAAGCGCCCCAAGATGGGCCGCGTGGCCGCCGAGCTGGCCGATTTGACGTTTGTCACCAGCGACAACCCCCGCAAGGAATCGCCCGAGGAAATTGCCGCCGCCATTGTCGCCGGCTACCACGAACTCCGCCGGGAAGGCTGCATCGTGGAGCTGGACCGTCGGCGGGCCATTGAGGAAATCCTGCGCCAGGCGCGGCCGGGGGATACGGTGTTGCTGGCCGGCAAGGGACACGAGACCTATCAGGAATTTCGCGACACGGTGGTGCCGTTTGATGACCGGGTCCATGCCCGGGAAGTGCTGGAAGTGCTGGGCTACCGTCCCGGCAAGGGCAAAACCACCGCTAAACCGAGCTAA
- the mraY gene encoding phospho-N-acetylmuramoyl-pentapeptide-transferase, translating to MLYYLSQYLLHAVEGTPAEDTLSFLRLFKYLTFRGIAAAATALLLSLWLGPWFIGWLKRLKISQHYVDKAEESGIERMKPGDKRGVPTMGGLLMVLVISLTTLLWAQWNTLVQLTLLAAIILAGLGFMDDYAKITRQRSDGVTARTKLLVQFFMAFFIAAYLWYLPATRHLVSEVWVPFYKHPVLTGAAGAVAGILIVVLAIVGTSNAVNLTDGLDGLAIGCTTIVAFVFLVMTYAAGRVDFSQYLQITYVPGAGELTVLVAALIGAGLGFLWFNCYPAQVFMGDTGSLALGGILGIVAVLIQQPFVLLIAGGVFVLEAVSVMLQTGYFKYTRRRYGEGRRIFLMAPLHHHFQKKGWLETQVVTRFYIMCVLFAVLALGTLKIR from the coding sequence ATGCTGTACTACCTCAGCCAATATTTGCTGCATGCCGTCGAAGGGACGCCGGCCGAGGATACCTTGTCGTTCCTCCGCCTGTTCAAGTACCTCACCTTTCGCGGCATTGCGGCCGCCGCCACGGCGCTGCTGCTGAGCCTCTGGCTGGGGCCGTGGTTCATCGGCTGGCTCAAACGCCTGAAGATCAGTCAGCATTACGTGGACAAGGCGGAGGAGAGCGGCATCGAGCGCATGAAACCCGGCGACAAACGGGGCGTCCCCACCATGGGCGGGCTGCTCATGGTGCTGGTCATCAGCCTGACCACGTTGCTCTGGGCCCAGTGGAACACGCTGGTGCAGTTGACGCTGCTGGCCGCCATCATTTTGGCCGGCCTGGGATTCATGGATGATTACGCCAAGATCACCCGCCAGCGCAGCGACGGCGTCACGGCCCGCACCAAATTGCTGGTGCAATTTTTCATGGCCTTCTTCATCGCCGCCTATTTGTGGTATCTGCCGGCCACGCGGCACTTGGTGAGTGAAGTCTGGGTGCCCTTTTACAAACATCCCGTGCTCACCGGCGCGGCGGGCGCGGTGGCGGGCATTCTGATTGTGGTGCTGGCCATTGTGGGCACCTCCAATGCCGTCAACCTGACCGATGGCCTGGACGGCCTGGCGATCGGCTGCACCACCATCGTCGCGTTTGTTTTTCTGGTGATGACCTACGCGGCCGGACGGGTGGACTTTTCCCAATACCTGCAAATCACTTATGTGCCGGGCGCGGGCGAGCTGACGGTGCTGGTGGCGGCGCTGATCGGAGCAGGGCTGGGTTTCCTTTGGTTTAACTGTTATCCGGCGCAGGTGTTCATGGGCGACACCGGCTCGCTGGCGCTGGGCGGCATTCTGGGCATCGTGGCGGTGCTCATTCAGCAGCCCTTTGTGCTGCTGATTGCCGGCGGGGTGTTTGTGCTCGAGGCCGTTTCCGTGATGCTGCAGACAGGGTACTTCAAATACACGCGCCGCCGCTACGGCGAGGGCCGCCGCATTTTCTTGATGGCGCCCCTGCATCATCACTTCCAGAAAAAAGGCTGGCTCGAAACCCAGGTGGTGACCCGGTTTTACATCATGTGCGTGCTCTTTGCCGTGCTGGCGCTGGGCACGTTGAAGATACGTTGA